In Rouxiella sp. WC2420, the following proteins share a genomic window:
- the ompA gene encoding porin OmpA: MKKTAIALAVALAGFATVAQAAPQDNTWYTGGKLGWSQYHDHGMSNAYKGVGNGPTRDSQLGAGAFVGYQVNPYVGFELGYDWLGRMAYKGSVNNGAFKTQGIQLTTKLSYPLTDDLDVYTRLGAMVWRADSKGNFGNGTRISDNDTGVSPVAAAGFEYAITKQWATRLEYQWVNNIGDAATVGARPDNANLSVGVSYRFGQEDAAAPVVAPAPAPAPVVQTHKFTLKSDVLFTFGKSTLKPEGRQALDQLYTQLSSLDPKDGSVVVLGYTDPVGSEASNQKLSEQRAQSVVDYLVSKGIPSNKISARGEGERNQITGNLGYKSGRATKAQIAGFAPNRRVEIEVKGIKDVVTQPQA; the protein is encoded by the coding sequence ATGAAAAAGACAGCTATCGCATTAGCAGTGGCACTGGCAGGTTTCGCGACCGTAGCGCAAGCCGCACCGCAAGATAACACCTGGTACACCGGTGGTAAACTGGGCTGGTCCCAGTATCACGACCATGGTATGTCAAACGCATACAAAGGCGTAGGCAATGGCCCAACTCGTGACAGCCAACTGGGTGCTGGTGCGTTTGTAGGTTACCAAGTGAACCCATACGTGGGCTTCGAACTGGGATATGACTGGCTTGGTCGTATGGCTTACAAGGGCAGCGTAAACAACGGCGCATTCAAAACTCAAGGTATTCAGTTGACCACCAAACTGAGCTACCCACTGACTGACGATCTGGATGTCTACACTCGTCTGGGTGCAATGGTTTGGCGTGCAGATTCTAAAGGCAACTTTGGCAACGGCACTCGCATCAGCGATAACGACACTGGTGTTTCTCCAGTGGCTGCAGCTGGTTTCGAATATGCAATCACCAAACAATGGGCTACCCGCCTGGAATACCAGTGGGTTAACAACATTGGTGATGCTGCTACTGTTGGCGCGCGTCCAGACAACGCTAACCTGTCTGTTGGTGTTTCTTACCGTTTCGGTCAGGAAGATGCAGCAGCTCCAGTTGTTGCTCCGGCACCAGCACCAGCTCCAGTTGTACAGACTCACAAGTTCACTCTGAAATCTGACGTTCTGTTCACCTTCGGCAAATCAACTCTGAAACCAGAAGGCCGTCAGGCTCTGGATCAGCTGTACACCCAATTGAGCTCACTGGATCCGAAAGACGGTTCAGTAGTAGTTCTGGGTTACACTGACCCAGTCGGTTCAGAAGCATCTAACCAGAAACTGTCTGAGCAACGTGCTCAATCAGTAGTGGATTACCTGGTATCTAAAGGTATCCCTTCTAACAAGATCTCTGCACGTGGTGAAGGCGAACGTAACCAGATCACTGGTAACCTCGGTTACAAATCTGGTCGTGCAACTAAAGCTCAGATCGCTGGCTTTGCACCAAACCGTCGCGTAGAAATTGAAGTTAAAGGCATCAAAGACGTTGTTACTCAGCCACAGGCTTAA
- the yccS gene encoding YccS family putative transporter, whose amino-acid sequence MLSIAPGLRRYAYNSNLLYSIRIFIALAGTVAGPWLLSQPKLTIPLTLGLVAAGLSDLDDRLAGRLRNLLITLVSFFIASVSVVLLFPYPWLFAIGLTFSTCGFILLGALGQRYATIAFGALLIAIYTMLGINNVYPVWYEQSLLLLIGTLWYYLLTLTGHIVFPIRPLQDHISRCYQQLAVYLDAKSIMFDPDQDGSNNQQLVNLAMANSQLVSTLNETKTALQSRLKGDRGQKGTRRTLQYYFVAQDIHERASSIHVQYQKLSEQFHHTDILFRLQRLMSMQSTACQQLSQCILYRQKYQHNPLFERAFIRLGEAIERQSALDHDSSLIKALRHLIKNLRAIDANLLNMESEQALSDDQPAGPKTFADDRISGFQDIWLRISRHLTPKSALFRHAVRMSLVLLVGYTFIQFSGLNHGYWILLTSLFVCQPNYSATRRRLALRVVGTLAGVALGMPILYFIPSLEGQMILIVLCGMLFFTFRSVQYAQATMFITLLALLLFNLMGQGFEVAIPRIIDTLLGCLIAWLAVSYVWPDWRFRQLPAVVNKTFYANCRYLDAILVQYHQGKDNGLDYRIARRDAHNCDAELASVVSNMTSEKDNNPDTLESAFRLLCLNHTMLSYISTLGAHREKLEDTETLKLLDDAASYVDGALHSEGAEKAHIHQLRSQLSERIQAKTTAADTKEQLVLQQLRLLIEHLPEMTTLGVKISTVEKVA is encoded by the coding sequence GTGCTTTCTATCGCACCAGGTCTGCGGCGCTATGCTTACAACAGCAATTTGCTGTACAGCATTCGCATTTTTATTGCTCTTGCCGGGACCGTAGCCGGTCCCTGGCTCCTCTCACAGCCCAAGCTAACCATCCCGCTTACGCTGGGCCTCGTTGCCGCCGGTTTGAGTGACCTGGATGACAGGTTGGCGGGGCGGCTTCGTAACTTACTGATTACGTTGGTGTCGTTTTTTATCGCCTCGGTTTCCGTGGTTTTACTCTTTCCCTATCCCTGGTTGTTCGCCATCGGGCTAACCTTTTCAACCTGCGGCTTTATCCTACTCGGCGCGCTAGGGCAGCGTTATGCGACCATCGCATTTGGCGCACTTTTGATTGCCATTTACACCATGCTGGGGATCAATAACGTTTATCCTGTGTGGTACGAACAGTCGCTGCTACTGTTGATTGGCACCCTCTGGTATTACCTTCTGACGCTAACCGGTCACATTGTGTTTCCGATTCGCCCGTTACAGGACCATATTTCTCGCTGTTATCAGCAGTTGGCTGTTTATCTGGATGCGAAATCCATCATGTTTGATCCCGATCAGGATGGCAGCAACAACCAGCAGCTGGTCAATCTGGCGATGGCCAACAGCCAGTTGGTATCAACATTGAATGAAACCAAAACGGCGCTACAAAGTCGTTTAAAAGGGGATCGCGGCCAGAAGGGAACACGGCGCACGCTGCAGTACTATTTTGTCGCGCAGGATATACATGAGCGCGCCAGTTCAATCCACGTGCAGTATCAAAAGCTTAGCGAACAATTTCATCACACCGATATTTTGTTCCGCTTGCAGCGGTTGATGAGCATGCAATCTACCGCCTGTCAGCAACTGTCCCAATGCATTTTATATCGTCAAAAATATCAACATAATCCATTGTTTGAGAGGGCTTTTATAAGGCTTGGCGAGGCTATTGAGCGCCAGTCTGCCCTTGATCATGACAGCAGCCTGATCAAAGCGTTACGCCATCTGATTAAAAACCTGCGCGCCATCGATGCCAATCTATTGAACATGGAGTCTGAGCAGGCGCTTTCTGACGACCAGCCTGCAGGTCCAAAAACGTTTGCCGATGACCGAATAAGTGGATTTCAAGATATTTGGCTGCGTATTTCACGTCATCTGACACCGAAATCGGCTCTATTTCGCCACGCGGTGAGAATGTCGCTGGTGCTGCTGGTCGGCTACACGTTCATTCAGTTCAGCGGGCTTAATCATGGATACTGGATCCTGCTGACCAGCCTGTTCGTCTGCCAGCCAAACTATAGCGCTACTCGTCGGCGTCTGGCCCTGCGCGTAGTGGGTACGCTAGCCGGTGTGGCGCTGGGGATGCCAATCCTCTACTTCATCCCCTCTCTTGAGGGGCAAATGATCTTGATTGTACTCTGCGGGATGCTGTTCTTTACCTTTCGCAGCGTGCAATACGCGCAGGCCACCATGTTTATTACGCTGCTGGCGCTGCTATTGTTCAACCTCATGGGGCAAGGATTTGAGGTCGCTATCCCGCGCATCATCGACACCCTGCTAGGCTGCCTGATTGCCTGGTTGGCCGTCAGCTATGTTTGGCCGGACTGGCGATTCCGGCAGTTACCCGCGGTGGTCAACAAAACCTTTTACGCCAACTGTCGTTATTTGGATGCCATTCTGGTGCAATATCATCAGGGCAAAGATAATGGCCTGGATTATCGTATCGCCAGGCGCGACGCGCATAATTGCGACGCGGAGTTAGCGTCGGTGGTGTCGAATATGACGTCTGAGAAAGACAATAATCCGGACACGCTGGAATCGGCATTTCGCCTGCTTTGCCTCAATCACACCATGCTCAGCTATATCTCCACGCTGGGGGCTCATCGTGAAAAACTTGAGGATACTGAAACGCTAAAGCTGCTGGATGATGCAGCCAGCTATGTTGATGGAGCACTGCATAGCGAAGGCGCAGAAAAGGCCCATATCCATCAGTTGCGCAGTCAATTGTCAGAAAGGATCCAGGCTAAAACCACGGCTGCAGATACCAAAGAACAGCTGGTGCTACAGCAGCTTAGATTGTTGATTGAGCATCTGCCGGAAATGACCACGCTGGGTGTGAAAATCTCCACCGTCGAAAAAGTCGCATAA
- the sulA gene encoding SOS-induced cell division inhibitor SulA, protein MRTHHRHYPHLSQHPLSASAAPMSQNSKANSGLLSEFVYSEDQPALVQLLLPLLHHLGEQSRWLLWLTPTQKLSRRWLAQSGLPVSKIVQVSQLQGIASVDAMERALLTGNYSVVLGWLPELSDSDRKRLQIAAEVGGSYGFIMKPQNDPFSVAGQPSAVKIHSSVYH, encoded by the coding sequence ATGCGAACTCATCACCGTCATTACCCTCATTTAAGTCAGCATCCCCTTTCGGCAAGCGCTGCGCCGATGAGCCAGAATTCCAAGGCTAACAGTGGCTTACTCAGTGAGTTCGTCTATAGTGAAGATCAACCCGCGCTAGTTCAGTTGCTTTTACCTCTTTTACACCACCTCGGTGAGCAGTCTCGGTGGCTACTGTGGCTGACACCAACGCAAAAGCTTAGCCGTCGCTGGCTTGCTCAATCAGGTCTGCCGGTCAGTAAAATAGTGCAGGTAAGCCAATTACAGGGGATCGCATCCGTCGATGCCATGGAGCGCGCTTTATTGACCGGGAACTACAGCGTCGTGCTGGGATGGTTGCCAGAATTAAGTGACTCAGATCGCAAAAGATTGCAGATCGCGGCAGAGGTCGGAGGATCGTATGGTTTCATCATGAAGCCTCAAAACGACCCCTTTTCTGTCGCCGGACAACCCTCAGCAGTAAAAATTCACTCTTCCGTATACCATTAA
- a CDS encoding TfoX/Sxy family DNA transformation protein has product MLNATKARVAQAIKVLIPLGLIQSRPQFGGYSLSSGGAMFALVAEGELYLRATHENEAMMKQLAMRQFIYPKRGIEISLRYFQVDEALWQQPQRLIELANDSIAGMHSEQAQKKNNPARLKDLPNISLSMERLLWQVGVKSFDELRSQGAINTYVKLTLINKKAGLNMLFALEGAILGYHQTVLPDASRHELINWFNLQRQEGQV; this is encoded by the coding sequence ATGTTAAATGCAACTAAAGCAAGGGTGGCTCAGGCCATAAAAGTGCTTATACCACTTGGATTGATCCAATCAAGGCCACAGTTTGGTGGTTACAGTCTGTCATCGGGAGGCGCGATGTTTGCTCTTGTCGCCGAAGGGGAACTTTATTTACGTGCGACTCATGAAAACGAAGCAATGATGAAGCAGCTTGCGATGCGGCAGTTTATCTATCCCAAAAGAGGGATCGAAATCTCGCTGCGATATTTTCAGGTTGACGAAGCTCTGTGGCAACAGCCGCAGCGTCTGATTGAGCTGGCCAATGACTCAATTGCGGGGATGCACAGTGAGCAAGCGCAAAAAAAGAACAATCCTGCACGATTAAAAGATCTGCCCAACATTAGTCTGTCGATGGAGCGTCTGCTCTGGCAAGTTGGGGTGAAAAGTTTCGATGAACTGCGATCGCAAGGCGCAATCAACACCTACGTTAAGCTAACTTTAATCAATAAGAAGGCGGGGTTGAATATGTTGTTTGCGCTGGAAGGGGCGATTTTAGGGTATCATCAGACCGTATTACCTGACGCCTCCCGCCATGAACTCATCAACTGGTTCAATCTGCAAAGGCAGGAGGGCCAAGTGTAA